TGGATCTCTGACTACCTCCCAATAAGTCCAATTTTTCTGGCTGGTGGTTTCTATAGACATTTGTTAACAGAAAATCTTTGGCTATTACACCTACACACCCTTTAATCTGTTCTACTTTTTCTCTTGCTTCATCATAAACTTCATGCATAACTTCTCCTGGAAAATAAATGAGAGGTATTGAGTATGGGAaagccttaaaataaataaaaaacaagcagATAAGGGAAACTTTAAGGTAAAAAGAAATGGGTATGGAAAGAAAAGTTagggaagtaaataaaatatagacaCATAGAAAGGGATTAGGAAATGTGTATTAGCTTTGTCatgttttaaacatgaaaaaaaaatggtgtccCAGCTTCATACTTTAACATTTTGTCTTTAAGCGTCACCGAAGAGTCAAGATAAGAGATGCAGCAACAAGAGGTAAGATCTCCATCTCTGTTCTGACTCCCCTCACTATGGACAATATTCCCCTAACTCCTGTCCTTCTATGACCCCTGAAACAAGTAGACAGGTACTCTAACCATTGAAGGCTCCTATTGCCCCAGCTGACAAATTCTCCCAGAAGACTTTCTTGGGTGGGAAATCAGAGCCTAGGAATGTCCCAAAATTCTCTACCTTACACCTGCCCCTGGGAATGAAGAATGAGGAAGTAGGacagaagcctttttttttttttttttttttttttttttatagttttaccaCCCTGTGGAAGTCACCTCATGTCTCAGTCCATGATCCAGGAAATGGGAGTCTCATGATCCTGCCTCACTCACAGTGTGGTTGTGATGATCAAGTGAAATTGGGTCCAGGACAGCATGTTGCAATGGATTAAGTTGTACACAGACATGCCTTAGAGCATTGACTCTTGGGGTTTTCAACCTCCTCTTACTCAAGGCCTCCAGCTTCCTACAGGATAtccctgcatcctctcatttCTTGTAACACTGTTGTGTTTTTTCAGCTAGGAGATTTTGCCAGGAAGAAGCTGAGAAACCATGGGAGCTGCTCTCTGTCATGAAAAGGTGATCCCTTCTTTGTGGTCTCCAAACTCTCAGCCTGGCCTGTGATGATTTCTCTGCTTGgcctggggcagggaggagaagagggataATGTCTGGGAGGGAGTCAGACACAGTGTATGGTGAAGACTGGTTGAGAGGGTTGCCAGGGCAGAGGGGATCAGGTGTCTCAGGTAGGAGGAGTCTCCCAGTTCTGCTCTGGCTAGGTTCACAGTGGTCCTGAAATTCAGGATTTCACTACTATGTGATTCACTGAAGATGCTACATGAGTTTGCACTCAGCCACAGACAAGTTATCCAGTCAAGAGAATAGGCAAATGCCTGCACAAATAAATGACCATGCCATATTCCCTTTACAGTTACAGCTATTCAAGGGCAGACCCCTGGGAACCTACTGATATTGTTTTGTCTTCAGGGAGGCCAACTCCTGGGACAGCCCTCAGAAACGAGCCTGTCATCCTCTTAAAAGCTCCAGGAATGGGACTGGCTCTCAAGAGATGCTATGTATAGGATATAGGACACTCCATAATCCCCAGAATGTGGAGTTCCCACAAAGACctcattttccacagtttagGAATATGAATGCCAGACTATGGCCTTCTTAATCCCAGATGAGTCTGACTCTCCGTTCTCCCTGGTAATGTTCCTGGTGATGCCCCATCAGCTAACCATTGGCTGCCCACTTCTGCCTTGTTCCTTTTTCCTGGTTCAGCTTCTCAACATAGATCAACAGAGAATGTACCCCACCTCCTAGTCTCTCGTGGCCCTGCATTTCCATGGATTGTCTGAGACCTTGCCCAACAAGCTCCAGaccctcagcccagcccagccaacATAACTTAACTATAGCATTTTCCTAGGAGGAAAAGAGGGGTGGATAAATACCCTGGGGGTATAGGCCCAAAGGCTCCCAGGACTAGGTGTGGGTGGACCAAATCTCCAGGCCACGCTCAAAGAGGCacgtgttggggtgcctgggtggctcagtcggttaagcgttccactcttgatgtcagcttgggtcttaatctcagggttctgagtttgagccctgctctgggctccatgCTATGTAAGGAGactatttaaaaaagcaaacaagccaaacaaacaaacaaagaggccGGTGTCACTCCATCCATAACTGTTGTCCTCTTCCCTCCCAGCCAGGGCTGGCTTCCTCAGGAGGGAAGTGTGAGGCGGGTCCTGTGTGCAGATACCTGCTGCGAAATCTGCAATGCCATGGCTCTGGAAATTCAGCAGCTGTTGGTGGGTGAGAACACCCTGATCTCTCCCCCTTCATCGGGACCATTGCAGGATTCCTCTTGCCTAGAGATTGTGTCTATGCCTACTGTGTCTTTTGACCAGAGTCTGCAGCAACACTCCTTACACTCCAAAGCACTTGCACTTCGATCTACAACCCCCCCAGTGTTGCAATTAGTGGATCAGAAATCCTTAACACAGTCGATTGTCCCGTCAGCTGGTACAGTCAAGATCCATGATTGCTGGACTGAACATCTCCAGCTGGGGCAGGGATTTCAAATACAGGAGGTGCCCACGGACCCAGAGACTTTATGTTGTTCAAGACTTGAGGAGCCCAGAGTTCTAGTGAACCGGCAGGAGATGGTGCAGAGTAGCCCCACCCTTGACTGTGGAAATCAAAGGCTACAGCCCTTGAATTCCCAGGTCTCTCTGCAGACCCTGAACGGAGAAATCACTACCCTGACACACCCTATGGCCTTGCATGTGGTTACTGtcctccctgcccacctgccATTCCTCAGTCCTGAAGTACTGAGACTTCTTGAGGTACATgtgaaaaaatggatgcatttccaGAGGTGGGGGCTACCCAGACGTGTGGAGGAGTCCCTGAGGCAGCTTATGCCAAATCCGCCATTGTGTTACCAACCTGTAAACAACCAACCAGTTTCTTTCATCCAGAAGAACAATTCTAAGTTCCCTATTGAAAAATTGGGGACCTATTCCTACCAGACCTGGGGTTCATGTATGGCCAGCCAGCCTACCCAGGCCTTCTGGGTTTCTGAATGGTCCATTATGGATCCAGAGCAAAGACACCACCACCAGCAAATCCCAAACAATATGGCTGTGGCCTTGCACTCTCCAGGCCTTGAAGACTCAAGTGGTCTCTATGCACTTCCTGGGTACCAGGATCATGACTCAGTGGGCCATCTGCAGCAGAAATACAGCCAGCTATTCTGTGGACTCCCTTCCCTGCACAGTGAATCATTGGTTAACACCTTCCTAGGCTCTCAAAGTTTCTATATGAATGGGAGCATGTCCAAGCATCCCTTAAAGGATCCTTTTCTTTTCAAGGAACTCTCTATTCTCCCTCTGTTACCTAAAACTCCACCCCAGTCAACcacaccctcctccccatcctccccaAATTGGGTCATTCCATCTGACTACCAACAACCTCAAATAAGTGTCCCATTTCTGACCCTGGCCGAGTGTGATGCCTTGGAGTGGCACCTGCTGCAGAGGCAGCTCCAGCTTCAGTGGGGCTTAccagctgttttccagagaccTCAGCACACCCAGAACCCCGTGCAATATAGGCCATGTGGCAAAGCCCAGTCTCCTGAGGCAGTGAAAACTTCCTGGCCAGTGAAGCCCATCACAGTCTTCACTAGGGAATTAGTCTTCTTCCCAGAGCATGCCCGGAGGCTGCTAGAATTCCACCTCCAGCGTCAGTTAATTCACCATCGCTGGGGCCTGCCCCAAAAGATCCAGGAATCCATCCAGTTACTTCTGTCCCCCACTGATCAGTCAACTCTGTCCTGGAGCAGCACAGCCCTAGCCAACATGCATGATCCCCAACCTACAGCCATAGAAGTCACTGAGGACGATGACCCATTCTCACCCATCACAGACCCAGTGTCAATCCCCATGCCACACTTGTTTGAGCAGGCCAAGGCAATATTGCAGAGCCACATCAACTCCAAATGTGGGCAGATTCAGCAGGGCAAGGTCCCTGCTCGTGTATATAGCTCTTGGCAGTGCATAATTCCTGGGGGCCTGCAAGAGGCTCCCTTCACTTGCATCCCAGAAAACAAGCCCTTGGAGCTACAGGCAGCAACTGACCCTGCCCTACAGCAGAAAGCTATGCCCTGGATACCAATGGCCCTTGACCAACAGCAACAGGCCTCACCAGATGCTGTCCCTGAACACCCTAAGCTGCCCCAAGCCCTGTCCGAGGGAGCCATTGAGAAACTGGAGACAACATTGCGGCACAAGTACCTGGCCTTCTTGTCAGGGCT
This is a stretch of genomic DNA from Mustela lutreola isolate mMusLut2 chromosome 12, mMusLut2.pri, whole genome shotgun sequence. It encodes these proteins:
- the SPATA31F1 gene encoding protein SPATA31F1 → MLSHNVVLWDFKYPLYTYGFIFIILLIIWQVTRSYCGLRLEPKRICCQRHRRVKIRDAATRARRFCQEEAEKPWELLSVMKSQGWLPQEGSVRRVLCADTCCEICNAMALEIQQLLVGENTLISPPSSGPLQDSSCLEIVSMPTVSFDQSLQQHSLHSKALALRSTTPPVLQLVDQKSLTQSIVPSAGTVKIHDCWTEHLQLGQGFQIQEVPTDPETLCCSRLEEPRVLVNRQEMVQSSPTLDCGNQRLQPLNSQVSLQTLNGEITTLTHPMALHVVTVLPAHLPFLSPEVLRLLEVHVKKWMHFQRWGLPRRVEESLRQLMPNPPLCYQPVNNQPVSFIQKNNSKFPIEKLGTYSYQTWGSCMASQPTQAFWVSEWSIMDPEQRHHHQQIPNNMAVALHSPGLEDSSGLYALPGYQDHDSVGHLQQKYSQLFCGLPSLHSESLVNTFLGSQSFYMNGSMSKHPLKDPFLFKELSILPLLPKTPPQSTTPSSPSSPNWVIPSDYQQPQISVPFLTLAECDALEWHLLQRQLQLQWGLPAVFQRPQHTQNPVQYRPCGKAQSPEAVKTSWPVKPITVFTRELVFFPEHARRLLEFHLQRQLIHHRWGLPQKIQESIQLLLSPTDQSTLSWSSTALANMHDPQPTAIEVTEDDDPFSPITDPVSIPMPHLFEQAKAILQSHINSKCGQIQQGKVPARVYSSWQCIIPGGLQEAPFTCIPENKPLELQAATDPALQQKAMPWIPMALDQQQQASPDAVPEHPKLPQALSEGAIEKLETTLRHKYLAFLSGLPALYYVALSRAMAPAISTQAVITGMVPGPGEFPTETLTQMISSEEQSLSPGPSFQDANETCADIEDELQVEERVEEMIKMVNLESQAEASGPYTLKKPILAKLNFHLRKKILEIQLGIPIKARLSREQTVANSDNTSTQDSLESLENLGETLLQDLPIPPDTPRVPDPEWLHLKEQLALELKAVQQNQKQPSLREVSHGSAHWASKISQPSGDMIEAQVLCVQLEASVNSPSLEEPWSPESQSPGHSKDSAHVPMLAEKREDPGKPKLAGDHGEGDAGLAHSSTRDISHPDEAQTPKGMLLNRTPHSPWRRSRSFHLDAPCEHSTRHHPQIKLPEPPPGIPGVKVPEKNDPHSSQTKLNVFLKPARIPKNAQPVVPQASQGQLFLGQLVQGKPLQGQTLKGQVLQGQVMPVHTHKRPSLPESGLRSKMKSFLHCFNSKAKSKVHEESMSSTAGKGANTRKENAEKGLAPAKSSMGQTKTERTRGNSKAQSSPTEKQEGLAFLDGPHSPDSKLRHRSRSHQLHSASVLGHPRHCPRHCPRVACATQPGNVP